The Acidobacteriota bacterium genome includes a region encoding these proteins:
- the rsgA gene encoding ribosome small subunit-dependent GTPase A, with amino-acid sequence MIEYGWDEEWAAEFASRSAPGCVPGRVVKQARDRSTLITPHGEAAAEVSGRFRHEAAGPADFPVVGDWAVVEPGDGGTALIHALLPRRSAFARKAAGETVEAQVAAANIDTVFLVSGLDGDFNLRRIERYLAAALESGAAPVLVLNKADLRPNLDEIVDEVRAVAPGLPIVAASALDDDGLSGLASFLVPRTTIALLGSSGVGKSTIINCLLGEEHFRTSPMSDAAAGRGRHTTTSRELVRLPGGALLVDTPGMRELQLWTGEEGLDRAFGDIEALAARCRFPDCRHEAEPDCAVRDAAGRGLLDPRRLESFLKLRREIRFLELKKDDKARRRQEKAEGRSFAVRLKEVKRNKPRYK; translated from the coding sequence ATGATCGAGTACGGCTGGGATGAAGAGTGGGCGGCGGAGTTCGCGTCGCGCTCAGCCCCGGGCTGCGTTCCGGGCCGGGTCGTCAAACAGGCCCGGGACCGCTCGACGCTCATCACCCCGCACGGAGAAGCGGCGGCCGAAGTCTCCGGGCGTTTCCGGCACGAAGCGGCGGGCCCGGCCGATTTCCCGGTCGTCGGCGATTGGGCGGTCGTCGAGCCGGGTGACGGCGGGACGGCCCTCATCCACGCCCTTCTCCCCCGGCGGAGCGCCTTCGCCCGAAAGGCCGCCGGAGAGACCGTCGAGGCCCAGGTCGCGGCGGCCAACATCGACACCGTCTTCCTCGTCAGCGGGCTCGACGGCGATTTCAACCTCCGCCGCATCGAGCGCTATCTGGCCGCGGCCCTGGAGAGCGGCGCCGCCCCGGTCCTCGTTCTCAACAAGGCGGATCTCCGGCCGAATCTCGACGAGATCGTCGACGAAGTCCGGGCGGTTGCGCCGGGCCTGCCGATCGTCGCCGCAAGCGCCCTCGACGACGACGGGCTTTCCGGGCTCGCTTCTTTTCTCGTCCCCCGGACGACGATCGCCCTGCTGGGTTCGTCCGGCGTGGGCAAGTCGACAATCATCAATTGCTTGCTCGGCGAGGAGCATTTCCGGACATCCCCCATGAGCGACGCCGCCGCGGGTCGGGGCCGGCACACGACGACGTCGCGCGAGCTGGTCCGGCTTCCCGGCGGGGCGCTGCTCGTCGATACGCCCGGGATGCGCGAGCTTCAGCTCTGGACCGGCGAGGAAGGCCTCGACAGGGCCTTCGGCGACATCGAGGCGCTCGCCGCCCGATGCCGTTTTCCCGACTGCCGCCACGAGGCCGAGCCGGACTGCGCCGTGCGGGATGCGGCCGGCCGGGGGCTGCTCGATCCCCGGCGGCTCGAAAGCTTCCTGAAGCTTCGCCGCGAGATCCGTTTCCTAGAGCTGAAGAAAGACGACAAGGCGCGCCGCCGGCAGGAGAAGGCGGAGGGACGGAGCTTCGCCGTCCGCCTCAAGGAAGTGAAGAGGAACAAGCCCCGCTACAAATGA